The Prionailurus viverrinus isolate Anna chromosome B4, UM_Priviv_1.0, whole genome shotgun sequence genome has a window encoding:
- the IL17RA gene encoding interleukin-17 receptor A isoform X1 — MGTPRRGPPVVPGPLLGRLLLSLLLSGLAPVRASPRLLDYPAPVCSQQGLNCVVKNSTCLDDSWIHLRNLTPSSPKDVQVHLDFVQTQHGDLLPVAGIRWTLQTDASILYLEGAELSVLQLNTNERLCVKFEFLTRLKHHHKRWHFTFSHFVVEPGQEYEVTVHHLPKPIPDGDPNHQSRNFPVPGCEDPRMKMITPCVGSGSLWDPNITVETLEARQLWVSFTLWNESTHYQILLTSFPHTENHSCFQHTLMVPEPAYQDSRQRSNVTLTLSDSNWCCRHRVQIQPFFSSCLNDCLRHSITVPCPEIPDPPVSIADYIPLWVYGFITGISILLVGSVILLIICMTWRLPRSREKYGNDTKCTDVLPKSSLTPPPLKPRKVWIVYSADHPLYVDVVLKFAQFLLTVCGTEVALDLLQEQVISEVGIMTWVGRQKQEMVETNSKIIILCSRGTRAKWQAILGWEEPAVQLRCDCWKPGGDLFTAAMNMILPDFKKPACFGTYIVCYFRDISSESDIPDLFNITPRYPLMDKFEEVYFRIQDLEMFEPGRMHRVGELTGENYLRSPSGWLLKEAVERFREWQAQCPDWFERENLCSAEDQDLPSLDEEVFEEPLLPPGGGIIKQKPLVQEPASEGCLVLDLRVCEEGRVMSRLEPQVQPQGELAALTLQKEVLPVEEAPPTQAVQPVPQATGSSTASRLAVVEGDEAWPLLEGHGPRRNSILFPMDSEDPPLCSTPRASPSHLPEDVREQLEGLMFSLFQQSLGCQDQEGWESAAAALKDLYAPCEDGQRQSVQSDQGYISRSSPQPPEGLLEMEEEGEKQDLGRSAKQLSPEDLESLRSLQRQLFFQELQKNSGWDGVEPEMP; from the exons ATGGGGACTCCGCGCCGCGGGCCACCAGTCGTCCCGGGGCCCCTGCTGGGACGGCTACTGCTGTCCCTGCTCCTGAGCGGGCTGGCCCCGGTTCGCGCCTCCCCGCGGCTCCTGGACTACCCGGCACCGGTCTGCTCCCAGCAG GGGCTAAACTGCGTAGTCAAGAATA GTACCTGCCTGGATGACAGCTGGATCCACCTTCGAAATCTGACCCCTTCATCCCCAAAGGATGTCCAGGTCCACCTGGACTTTGTCCAGACCCAGCATGGAGACCTACTGCCTGTAGCTGGCATCAGATGGACCCTGCAGACAGATG CCAGCATCCTCTACCTGGAGGGTGCAGAGTTGTCTGTCCTGCAGCTGAACACCAATGAACGTTTGTGTGTCAAGTTTGAGTTTCTGACCAGACTGAAGCATCATCATAAGCGG TGGCATTTTACCTTCAGCCACTTTGTGGTAGAACCTGGCCAGGAGTATGAGGTGACTGTTCACCACCTGCCCAAACCCATCCCTGATGGTGACCCAAACCACCAGTCCAGGAACTTTCCCGTACCTG GCTGCGAAGACCCCAGGATGAAGATGATCACACCATGCGTGGGCTCAG GCAGCCTGTGGGACCCCAACATCACCGTGGAGACCCTGGAGGCCCGCCAGCTGTGGGTGAGCTTCACCTTGTGGAATGAATCTACCCATTACCAGATCCTGCTGACAAGTTTTCCACACACGGAGAACCACAGCTGCTTCCAGCACACACTGATGGTGCCCGAG CCTGCGTACCAGGACTCCCGCCAGCGGTCCAATGTCACGCTCACCCTGTCAGATTCTAATTGGTGCTGCCGCCACCGAGTACAG ATCCAGCCCTTCTTCAGTAGCTGTCTAAACGACTGCCTCAGACACTCCATAACTGTACCCTGCCCGGAAATTCCAGATCCTCCAG TCTCAATCGCAG ACTATATACCCCTGTGGGTGTACGGGTTCATCACGGGCATCTCCATCCTGCTGGTGGGTTCCGTCATCCTGCTGATCATCTGCATGACCTGGAGGCTACCCA ggtCTCGTGAAAAATACGGGAATGACACCAAATGTACAG ATGTCCTGCCCAAGAGCAGCCTGACGCCCCcacccctgaagcccaggaaggtCTGGATCGTCTACTCAGCTGACCACCCCCTCTACGTGGATGTGGTCCTAAAGTTCGCCCAGTTCCTGCTCACCGTCTGTGGCACCGAAGTGGCCCTCGACCTGCTGCAGGAGCAGGTCATCTCAGAggtggggatcatgacctgggtgggcCGCCAGAAGCAGGAAATGGTAGAGACCAACTCCAAGATCATCATCCTGTGCTCCCGAGGCACCCGCGCCAAGTGGCAGGCCATCCTCGGCTGGGAGGAGCCTGCTGTCCAGCTTCGGTGTGACTGCTGGAAGCCCGGGGGTGACCTCTTCACAGCGGCCATGAACATGATCCTGCCAGACTTTAAGAAGCCAGCCTGCTTCGGCACCTACATTGTCTGCTACTTCCGTGACATCAGCAGTGAGAGTGATATTCCTGACCTCTTCAACATCACTCCCAGGTACCCACTCATGGACAAATTTGAGGAAGTTTACTTCCGAATCCAGGACCTGGAGATGTTTGAACCCGGCCGGATGCACCGCGTTGGGGAGCTCACGGGTGAGAACTACCTGCGGAGCCCCAGTGGCTGGCTGCTGAAGGAGGCCGTGGAGAGGTTCCGGGAGTGGCAGGCTCAGTGCCCTGACTGGTTCGAGCGCGAGAACCTTTGCTCTGCAGAGGACCAGGACCTCCCATCCCTGGATGAAGAGGTGTTTGAAGAGCCGCTGCTGCCACCGGGAGGAGGGATCATCAAGCAAAAGCCCCTGGTGCAGGAACCTGCCTCCGAGGGCTGCCTGGTGCTCGATCTGCGCGTCTGTGAGGAAGGAAGGGTAATGTCCCGGCTGGAACCTCAAGTTCAGCCCCAGGGAGAGCTGGCAGCCCTGACGCTCCAGAAAGAGGTGCTCCCTGTGGAGGAGGCGCCTCCAACTCAGGCAGTACAGCCTGTCCCTCAAGCCACCGGGAGCAGCACAGCCAGCCGCTTGGCCGTGGTAGAGGGAGATGAGGCCTGGCCACTGTTAGAGGGCCACGGCCCTCGGCGGAACAGCATCCTCTTCCCCATGGACTCAGAGGACCCGCCCCTCTGCAGCACGCCTAGGGCATCGCCCAGCCACCTCCCGGAAGACGTGAGGGAACAGCTCGAAGGCTTGATGTTCTCACTCTTCCAACAGAGTCTGGGCTGCCAGGACCAGGAGGGCTGGGAGAGCGCCGCAGCAGCCCTCAAAGACCTGTACGCTCCCTGTGAGGATGGGCAGCGACAGTCAGTGCAGTCCGACCAGGGCTACATCTCCAGGAGCTCCCCGCAGCCCCCTGAAGGACTCCTGgaaatggaggaggagggagaaaagcagGACCTAGGGAGGTCGGCCAAGCAGCTCTCGCCTGAGGACCTAGAGAGCCTGAGAAGCCTCCAGCGGCAACTTTTCTTCCAAGAGCTTCAGAAGAACTCTGGCTGGGACGGTGTGGAGCCCGAGATGCCATAG
- the IL17RA gene encoding interleukin-17 receptor A isoform X2 has protein sequence MQKSKSTCLDDSWIHLRNLTPSSPKDVQVHLDFVQTQHGDLLPVAGIRWTLQTDASILYLEGAELSVLQLNTNERLCVKFEFLTRLKHHHKRWHFTFSHFVVEPGQEYEVTVHHLPKPIPDGDPNHQSRNFPVPGCEDPRMKMITPCVGSGSLWDPNITVETLEARQLWVSFTLWNESTHYQILLTSFPHTENHSCFQHTLMVPEPAYQDSRQRSNVTLTLSDSNWCCRHRVQIQPFFSSCLNDCLRHSITVPCPEIPDPPVSIADYIPLWVYGFITGISILLVGSVILLIICMTWRLPRSREKYGNDTKCTDVLPKSSLTPPPLKPRKVWIVYSADHPLYVDVVLKFAQFLLTVCGTEVALDLLQEQVISEVGIMTWVGRQKQEMVETNSKIIILCSRGTRAKWQAILGWEEPAVQLRCDCWKPGGDLFTAAMNMILPDFKKPACFGTYIVCYFRDISSESDIPDLFNITPRYPLMDKFEEVYFRIQDLEMFEPGRMHRVGELTGENYLRSPSGWLLKEAVERFREWQAQCPDWFERENLCSAEDQDLPSLDEEVFEEPLLPPGGGIIKQKPLVQEPASEGCLVLDLRVCEEGRVMSRLEPQVQPQGELAALTLQKEVLPVEEAPPTQAVQPVPQATGSSTASRLAVVEGDEAWPLLEGHGPRRNSILFPMDSEDPPLCSTPRASPSHLPEDVREQLEGLMFSLFQQSLGCQDQEGWESAAAALKDLYAPCEDGQRQSVQSDQGYISRSSPQPPEGLLEMEEEGEKQDLGRSAKQLSPEDLESLRSLQRQLFFQELQKNSGWDGVEPEMP, from the exons ATGCAAAAGTCCAAAA GTACCTGCCTGGATGACAGCTGGATCCACCTTCGAAATCTGACCCCTTCATCCCCAAAGGATGTCCAGGTCCACCTGGACTTTGTCCAGACCCAGCATGGAGACCTACTGCCTGTAGCTGGCATCAGATGGACCCTGCAGACAGATG CCAGCATCCTCTACCTGGAGGGTGCAGAGTTGTCTGTCCTGCAGCTGAACACCAATGAACGTTTGTGTGTCAAGTTTGAGTTTCTGACCAGACTGAAGCATCATCATAAGCGG TGGCATTTTACCTTCAGCCACTTTGTGGTAGAACCTGGCCAGGAGTATGAGGTGACTGTTCACCACCTGCCCAAACCCATCCCTGATGGTGACCCAAACCACCAGTCCAGGAACTTTCCCGTACCTG GCTGCGAAGACCCCAGGATGAAGATGATCACACCATGCGTGGGCTCAG GCAGCCTGTGGGACCCCAACATCACCGTGGAGACCCTGGAGGCCCGCCAGCTGTGGGTGAGCTTCACCTTGTGGAATGAATCTACCCATTACCAGATCCTGCTGACAAGTTTTCCACACACGGAGAACCACAGCTGCTTCCAGCACACACTGATGGTGCCCGAG CCTGCGTACCAGGACTCCCGCCAGCGGTCCAATGTCACGCTCACCCTGTCAGATTCTAATTGGTGCTGCCGCCACCGAGTACAG ATCCAGCCCTTCTTCAGTAGCTGTCTAAACGACTGCCTCAGACACTCCATAACTGTACCCTGCCCGGAAATTCCAGATCCTCCAG TCTCAATCGCAG ACTATATACCCCTGTGGGTGTACGGGTTCATCACGGGCATCTCCATCCTGCTGGTGGGTTCCGTCATCCTGCTGATCATCTGCATGACCTGGAGGCTACCCA ggtCTCGTGAAAAATACGGGAATGACACCAAATGTACAG ATGTCCTGCCCAAGAGCAGCCTGACGCCCCcacccctgaagcccaggaaggtCTGGATCGTCTACTCAGCTGACCACCCCCTCTACGTGGATGTGGTCCTAAAGTTCGCCCAGTTCCTGCTCACCGTCTGTGGCACCGAAGTGGCCCTCGACCTGCTGCAGGAGCAGGTCATCTCAGAggtggggatcatgacctgggtgggcCGCCAGAAGCAGGAAATGGTAGAGACCAACTCCAAGATCATCATCCTGTGCTCCCGAGGCACCCGCGCCAAGTGGCAGGCCATCCTCGGCTGGGAGGAGCCTGCTGTCCAGCTTCGGTGTGACTGCTGGAAGCCCGGGGGTGACCTCTTCACAGCGGCCATGAACATGATCCTGCCAGACTTTAAGAAGCCAGCCTGCTTCGGCACCTACATTGTCTGCTACTTCCGTGACATCAGCAGTGAGAGTGATATTCCTGACCTCTTCAACATCACTCCCAGGTACCCACTCATGGACAAATTTGAGGAAGTTTACTTCCGAATCCAGGACCTGGAGATGTTTGAACCCGGCCGGATGCACCGCGTTGGGGAGCTCACGGGTGAGAACTACCTGCGGAGCCCCAGTGGCTGGCTGCTGAAGGAGGCCGTGGAGAGGTTCCGGGAGTGGCAGGCTCAGTGCCCTGACTGGTTCGAGCGCGAGAACCTTTGCTCTGCAGAGGACCAGGACCTCCCATCCCTGGATGAAGAGGTGTTTGAAGAGCCGCTGCTGCCACCGGGAGGAGGGATCATCAAGCAAAAGCCCCTGGTGCAGGAACCTGCCTCCGAGGGCTGCCTGGTGCTCGATCTGCGCGTCTGTGAGGAAGGAAGGGTAATGTCCCGGCTGGAACCTCAAGTTCAGCCCCAGGGAGAGCTGGCAGCCCTGACGCTCCAGAAAGAGGTGCTCCCTGTGGAGGAGGCGCCTCCAACTCAGGCAGTACAGCCTGTCCCTCAAGCCACCGGGAGCAGCACAGCCAGCCGCTTGGCCGTGGTAGAGGGAGATGAGGCCTGGCCACTGTTAGAGGGCCACGGCCCTCGGCGGAACAGCATCCTCTTCCCCATGGACTCAGAGGACCCGCCCCTCTGCAGCACGCCTAGGGCATCGCCCAGCCACCTCCCGGAAGACGTGAGGGAACAGCTCGAAGGCTTGATGTTCTCACTCTTCCAACAGAGTCTGGGCTGCCAGGACCAGGAGGGCTGGGAGAGCGCCGCAGCAGCCCTCAAAGACCTGTACGCTCCCTGTGAGGATGGGCAGCGACAGTCAGTGCAGTCCGACCAGGGCTACATCTCCAGGAGCTCCCCGCAGCCCCCTGAAGGACTCCTGgaaatggaggaggagggagaaaagcagGACCTAGGGAGGTCGGCCAAGCAGCTCTCGCCTGAGGACCTAGAGAGCCTGAGAAGCCTCCAGCGGCAACTTTTCTTCCAAGAGCTTCAGAAGAACTCTGGCTGGGACGGTGTGGAGCCCGAGATGCCATAG